In a genomic window of Allomeiothermus silvanus DSM 9946:
- the nadE gene encoding NAD(+) synthase, with protein MKIIAAAPGHEVLELNYPLVSDFLVRFIREELEWRGFKKAVVALSGGVDSAVTLALGVQALGAKNVYAVYMPHAISRPESREHAELIAGMYGVPFEVVDITGMVESYAAQVPDITPRRKGNAMARARTIVGFDKAEQYGGLHLGTGNKTERLFGYYTWHDVADTGPINPLGDLYKTQVWGLAEYLELPEAVVKKPPTADLEIGQTDEGDLGIAYRRADVILEHYLKGYPDGYIVKLGYTEAEVARVKSLVNKTHWKRTIPTVAVISTTAIGEFYLRPLDFRLELPVSGH; from the coding sequence ATGAAAATCATCGCCGCAGCACCGGGCCACGAGGTGCTGGAACTCAACTACCCTCTGGTGAGCGACTTCCTGGTGCGGTTCATCCGCGAGGAACTAGAGTGGCGTGGCTTCAAGAAAGCGGTGGTGGCCCTTTCCGGCGGGGTAGACTCCGCCGTCACCCTGGCATTAGGGGTGCAGGCCCTGGGCGCCAAGAACGTCTACGCGGTCTACATGCCCCACGCCATCTCCCGCCCGGAATCGCGCGAACACGCCGAGCTGATTGCCGGAATGTACGGGGTTCCCTTCGAGGTCGTAGATATCACCGGGATGGTGGAGAGCTACGCCGCCCAAGTACCCGACATCACGCCCCGCCGCAAAGGCAACGCCATGGCCCGGGCCCGCACCATCGTCGGCTTCGACAAGGCCGAGCAGTACGGTGGGCTGCACCTCGGCACGGGTAACAAGACCGAGCGGCTTTTCGGCTACTACACCTGGCACGACGTGGCCGATACCGGCCCCATCAACCCGCTGGGCGACCTCTACAAGACCCAGGTCTGGGGCCTGGCGGAGTATCTGGAGCTCCCCGAGGCGGTGGTGAAGAAACCGCCCACCGCTGACCTCGAGATTGGCCAGACCGACGAAGGGGACCTAGGCATCGCCTACCGCAGAGCCGACGTGATCCTCGAGCACTACCTGAAGGGCTACCCCGACGGCTATATCGTGAAGCTAGGCTATACCGAAGCCGAGGTAGCGCGGGTCAAGAGCCTGGTCAACAAAACCCACTGGAAGCGCACCATCCCTACGGTAGCGGTGATTTCGACCACGGCCATCGGCGAATTTTATCTACGGCCTCTAGACTTCAGGCTGGAGCTACCGGTTTCAGGCCACTAG
- a CDS encoding nitrilase-related carbon-nitrogen hydrolase, which produces MIRHAVLQLKPEKGQIRKNLQHIAQALSELRSYKPQVAVLPEAYLTGYFLQGGVRELAMTREELSERLGVMYQSLDWGEPLDLIVGFYELDSGVYYNSAAYFELGGRGLLHVHRKVFLPTYGVFDEERYISRGNRIQAFDTRYGRVALLICEDFWHSLTATIAALDGAEILYVPSASPARGFAGAEPANVARWKSLCQAVAAEHGVYVVLSSLVGLEAGKGLAGGSVVAGPEGNLLAQAPAFEEAALIAEIDLERLAPVRYDNPLLPDLEGGLPLLMNDLQRVMRQPGKTAAHGKKAGWI; this is translated from the coding sequence ATGATTCGTCACGCAGTCTTACAACTCAAACCCGAGAAGGGCCAGATCCGCAAGAACCTACAGCACATCGCTCAGGCCCTCTCCGAGCTGCGCTCGTATAAGCCCCAGGTAGCGGTGCTGCCCGAGGCTTACCTGACGGGCTACTTTCTCCAAGGGGGGGTGCGCGAGCTGGCCATGACCCGCGAGGAGCTATCCGAGCGGCTCGGGGTCATGTACCAGTCGCTCGACTGGGGCGAGCCACTCGACCTAATCGTGGGCTTTTATGAGCTTGACAGCGGGGTCTACTATAACTCCGCCGCCTACTTCGAGCTGGGTGGGCGGGGGCTATTGCACGTCCACCGCAAAGTGTTCTTGCCCACCTACGGGGTCTTCGACGAGGAGCGCTACATCTCGCGCGGCAACCGCATCCAGGCCTTCGACACCCGATATGGGCGGGTAGCCCTCCTGATCTGCGAAGATTTCTGGCACTCCCTCACCGCCACCATCGCCGCCTTGGATGGAGCGGAGATCCTCTACGTACCTTCGGCCAGCCCCGCCCGGGGCTTCGCGGGGGCCGAACCCGCCAACGTGGCCCGCTGGAAGAGCCTCTGCCAGGCGGTAGCTGCCGAGCACGGGGTCTACGTGGTGCTGAGCTCTCTGGTGGGGCTCGAGGCCGGTAAGGGCCTAGCGGGCGGCAGCGTGGTGGCCGGGCCGGAAGGCAACCTGCTGGCCCAGGCTCCAGCCTTCGAAGAAGCCGCCCTGATCGCGGAGATCGACCTCGAGCGGCTGGCCCCGGTGCGTTACGACAACCCGCTGCTTCCCGACCTGGAAGGGGGACTTCCCCTGCTGATGAACGACCTCCAACGGGTGATGCGCCAGCCCGGCAAAACCGCTGCCCATGGGAAGAAAGCGGGGTGGATATGA
- a CDS encoding YkvA family protein, giving the protein METNTPSANAQRGYSDRSFWNKLRRYARLAGKEVVEKALTLYFTLQDPDTPVWAKRVVIGALAYFIIPFDAITDLLPLVGFTDDLGALLTALSTVAMHVKPVHKQRAKEQAEAWFPHEVVSVQVRVEPPKALPE; this is encoded by the coding sequence GTGGAAACCAATACACCTTCAGCGAATGCCCAGAGAGGTTACAGCGACCGCTCTTTTTGGAATAAGCTCCGCCGCTACGCCCGGCTGGCGGGGAAAGAGGTGGTGGAGAAGGCTCTTACCCTTTACTTTACCCTGCAAGACCCCGACACCCCGGTCTGGGCCAAGCGGGTGGTGATCGGGGCGCTGGCCTACTTCATCATCCCCTTCGACGCTATCACCGACTTGCTGCCCCTGGTGGGCTTTACCGATGACCTCGGGGCTTTGCTGACCGCCCTCAGCACGGTGGCTATGCACGTCAAGCCCGTGCATAAACAGCGGGCCAAGGAGCAGGCCGAGGCCTGGTTCCCCCATGAGGTCGTGTCGGTGCAGGTTCGGGTCGAGCCACCCAAAGCTCTGCCGGAGTAG
- a CDS encoding type II toxin-antitoxin system VapC family toxin, whose protein sequence is MIRVLLDTEVLYAHAVPSDQLHRRAQEEQEVLWGQGYAGMVLYPTLLETQRRILQRTYPQFAQAWFEAVLEELNPINPDAQAYRDAAKLLRNYPDQKITLHDAALAIVSRDLAIPAWTFDHHLELMGAQIWPN, encoded by the coding sequence GTGATCCGGGTCTTGCTCGATACCGAGGTCTTGTACGCGCACGCGGTTCCCTCCGATCAACTGCACCGTCGAGCCCAGGAAGAGCAGGAGGTCTTGTGGGGCCAGGGGTACGCCGGGATGGTGCTCTACCCGACCTTGCTGGAAACCCAGCGCCGGATCCTGCAACGCACGTATCCCCAGTTCGCCCAGGCCTGGTTTGAGGCGGTCTTGGAAGAGCTGAACCCGATCAACCCCGACGCTCAAGCCTATCGGGACGCGGCAAAGCTTTTGAGAAACTACCCCGACCAGAAGATCACGCTGCACGATGCCGCGCTCGCGATCGTCAGCCGCGATCTGGCTATTCCGGCGTGGACTTTTGACCATCACCTCGAGCTGATGGGGGCCCAAATCTGGCCAAATTAG
- a CDS encoding quinone oxidoreductase family protein, giving the protein MKAIRVHQTGGPEVMVLEEIPTPTPGEGQVLVRQEAIGVNFIDTYKRSGLYSLPLPFVVGEEGAGTVEAIGPGVSGFQPGDKVAYANVQGAYAEYALVPAEKLVKIPAHLDARIAAALMLQGMTAHYLAKSTYPLQAGETCVVHAGAGGVGLLLIQMAKMIGARVISTAGSEEKRALAREAGADFVFPYEGFDQKVREVTAGKKADVVYDGVGQATWEGSLSSLRVRGMLVLYGQSSGPVPPFNPQVLNQKGGLYLTRPSLWHYTQTREELQWRAGEIMQWAAEGKLRVRIGAEFPLEQAAEAHRKLQGRETTGKVLLIP; this is encoded by the coding sequence ATGAAAGCCATCCGCGTTCACCAAACCGGCGGCCCCGAGGTCATGGTGCTCGAGGAGATCCCCACCCCCACCCCCGGCGAGGGGCAGGTGCTGGTGCGGCAGGAGGCCATCGGGGTAAACTTTATCGACACCTATAAGCGCTCCGGGCTCTACAGCTTGCCCTTGCCTTTCGTGGTCGGGGAGGAAGGAGCCGGCACGGTGGAGGCGATAGGGCCCGGCGTGTCCGGTTTCCAGCCCGGCGACAAGGTGGCCTACGCCAACGTCCAGGGCGCGTATGCCGAGTACGCGCTGGTTCCCGCTGAGAAGCTGGTGAAGATTCCTGCCCATCTAGACGCCCGGATCGCCGCGGCCCTGATGCTCCAGGGTATGACCGCCCACTACCTGGCGAAAAGCACCTACCCTCTCCAGGCTGGGGAGACCTGTGTGGTGCACGCCGGGGCGGGTGGGGTCGGGCTATTGCTGATCCAGATGGCCAAGATGATCGGGGCCAGGGTCATCAGCACCGCTGGCAGCGAGGAAAAAAGGGCTTTAGCCAGGGAAGCCGGGGCCGATTTTGTCTTCCCCTACGAGGGCTTTGATCAGAAAGTCCGGGAAGTAACCGCGGGCAAGAAAGCCGACGTGGTCTACGACGGGGTGGGTCAGGCCACCTGGGAGGGCAGTCTCTCCAGCCTACGGGTGCGGGGGATGCTGGTGCTCTACGGCCAGTCCAGCGGCCCGGTACCCCCTTTCAACCCCCAGGTGCTGAACCAAAAAGGCGGCCTCTACCTCACTCGGCCCTCGCTGTGGCACTACACCCAAACCCGCGAAGAACTCCAGTGGCGGGCAGGCGAGATCATGCAGTGGGCCGCCGAGGGCAAGCTCCGGGTGAGGATCGGGGCGGAGTTTCCCCTCGAGCAGGCCGCCGAGGCGCACCGTAAGCTGCAAGGCCGAGAGACCACCGGGAAAGTGCTGCTCATCCCCTAA
- the nagZ gene encoding beta-N-acetylhexosaminidase, translating into MKKYSAKFCPLVVDVPGPTLDDATRRHLAHYGFAGVCLFRKNVQHRRQLAELVEQIREVLGPEALIAIDQEGGAVLRTTDLPEAPSAMALGAADDPALAEAVGAAVGRGLISLGINWDYAPVLDVNTDPRNPVIGDRSFGSDPAKVAELGLSWARGLEGAGVMACVKHFPGHGDTYLDSHLALPVVRKPREQLEAVEFYPFRRAVEAGISSIMTAHILYPALDPEYPATLSQAILTGLLREEWGYDGLVVTDSMDMQAITQFSADRFNAGAAALHAFGAGADLVLALGSRETQQAQAEALRQAQEEGTIPAERWEESQRRLEEAIARFPGTPRPYSPTLEAGDLAIFTAAARRSITRYGEVQLPRPGDRILFVAPDVAVGESAYENGPAAQDLARRLAERFPGLKTLAYPRSEPEAIRESLQAALQEADFILYVTTSRQPLRPGEVELGHLLFASGRPALHVALWNPYHAMNLGQPALITYGWRQPTLEALLEALSGASTPGKLPVEFIPR; encoded by the coding sequence GTGAAAAAATATTCGGCCAAATTCTGCCCCCTGGTGGTGGACGTTCCCGGCCCGACCCTGGACGACGCCACCCGCCGCCACCTGGCCCACTACGGCTTCGCCGGGGTCTGCCTGTTTCGCAAAAACGTCCAGCACCGGCGGCAACTGGCCGAGTTGGTCGAGCAGATTCGCGAGGTGCTGGGCCCGGAGGCCCTCATCGCCATCGATCAGGAGGGCGGGGCGGTGCTGCGCACCACCGACCTGCCCGAAGCCCCCTCGGCGATGGCCCTGGGAGCCGCCGACGACCCCGCCTTAGCCGAAGCGGTAGGGGCAGCGGTGGGCCGCGGGCTGATCAGCCTGGGAATCAACTGGGACTACGCTCCAGTACTCGACGTGAACACTGACCCGCGCAACCCGGTGATCGGGGATCGCAGCTTTGGCTCTGACCCGGCCAAGGTGGCTGAGTTGGGGCTAAGCTGGGCGCGGGGGCTCGAGGGAGCAGGGGTTATGGCCTGCGTCAAGCACTTCCCCGGCCACGGCGATACCTATCTGGACTCCCACCTGGCGCTGCCGGTAGTGCGCAAGCCGCGGGAACAGCTCGAGGCCGTGGAGTTCTACCCTTTCCGCCGGGCCGTGGAGGCAGGGATTTCCTCCATCATGACCGCCCACATCCTCTACCCGGCCTTAGACCCAGAGTACCCGGCGACCCTCTCCCAGGCTATCCTCACCGGGCTATTGCGCGAGGAGTGGGGTTACGACGGCTTGGTCGTCACCGACTCGATGGATATGCAGGCCATCACCCAGTTTAGCGCGGATCGCTTCAACGCTGGGGCAGCCGCTCTCCACGCCTTTGGCGCCGGGGCCGATCTGGTACTGGCCCTGGGATCCAGAGAAACTCAGCAGGCCCAAGCCGAGGCGCTGCGGCAAGCGCAGGAAGAGGGCACCATCCCCGCTGAGCGGTGGGAGGAAAGCCAACGGAGGCTCGAAGAGGCCATCGCCCGCTTCCCCGGCACGCCCCGCCCCTACTCCCCCACGCTTGAGGCGGGGGACCTAGCGATCTTCACAGCCGCCGCCCGGCGCAGCATTACCCGCTACGGCGAAGTCCAGCTCCCCCGGCCCGGTGACCGCATCCTCTTCGTGGCTCCGGATGTGGCGGTGGGGGAAAGTGCCTACGAAAATGGCCCCGCCGCCCAAGACCTGGCCCGCCGCCTGGCGGAGCGCTTCCCGGGGCTAAAGACCCTCGCCTACCCCCGCAGCGAGCCCGAAGCCATCCGAGAAAGCCTTCAAGCCGCCCTTCAGGAAGCCGATTTCATCCTGTACGTGACTACTTCCCGGCAACCCCTTCGGCCTGGGGAGGTCGAGCTGGGCCACCTTCTCTTCGCCTCGGGCCGCCCGGCCCTCCACGTCGCTTTGTGGAACCCTTATCACGCCATGAACCTAGGGCAACCGGCCCTCATCACCTACGGCTGGCGGCAGCCCACCCTCGAGGCTTTGCTGGAAGCCCTAAGCGGAGCCTCCACCCCCGGCAAGCTGCCCGTCGAATTTATACCTCGCTAG
- a CDS encoding MurR/RpiR family transcriptional regulator encodes MSRSKQRDPMPGGALMSLRSLTGSMTPALERIAQYVLHNADQVIYQTVIEVADAAGSSEASVVRFCRDLGFQGFQDFKLALASDLVTSPVILPKQEKPTSAQSTADYVYNTARQVLDETRRLMNVDLLEEVVERILKARRIDFYGVGNAGTTAQDFAQKLQRLGCAAIAYPDPHSAAVSAATLGPKDLAFGISVSGSSIDTVKALEQAKLAGAYTVAVTRGARSPITRFADAVLLTSAPESPLTRGSMGAKISQLMLLDFLFTRTALRHPKGAELLSKTAAAVADRSY; translated from the coding sequence GTGAGCCGTTCCAAGCAGCGAGACCCTATGCCCGGCGGGGCTCTGATGAGCCTCAGGAGCCTCACGGGGTCGATGACCCCGGCCCTCGAGCGCATCGCCCAGTACGTGTTGCACAACGCCGACCAGGTAATCTACCAGACCGTGATCGAGGTGGCGGACGCGGCGGGCTCGAGCGAGGCCAGCGTGGTGCGCTTCTGCCGCGACCTGGGCTTTCAGGGTTTCCAGGATTTCAAGCTGGCGTTGGCGAGCGATTTGGTGACCAGCCCGGTGATCTTGCCCAAACAGGAAAAACCCACCTCGGCCCAAAGCACTGCCGACTACGTTTACAACACCGCCCGGCAGGTCCTCGACGAGACCCGCCGCTTGATGAATGTGGATCTGCTCGAGGAGGTAGTGGAACGTATTCTGAAAGCCCGCCGCATCGACTTTTACGGCGTAGGGAACGCGGGAACCACCGCCCAGGATTTTGCCCAAAAGCTCCAGCGGCTGGGCTGCGCGGCCATCGCCTACCCCGACCCACACTCGGCCGCAGTTTCGGCAGCCACGTTGGGGCCAAAAGACTTGGCCTTTGGCATCTCGGTCTCGGGCTCTTCCATCGACACCGTGAAAGCGCTCGAGCAGGCTAAGCTGGCGGGGGCCTATACCGTAGCGGTGACCCGTGGAGCCCGTAGCCCCATTACCCGCTTCGCCGACGCGGTGCTGCTCACCTCGGCGCCCGAGTCCCCGCTTACGCGCGGCTCGATGGGCGCCAAGATCAGCCAGCTGATGCTCCTCGATTTCCTTTTCACCCGTACCGCCCTGCGTCACCCCAAGGGCGCAGAACTGCTGAGCAAAACTGCGGCGGCGGTGGCGGATCGGAGTTACTGA
- a CDS encoding ABC transporter substrate-binding protein produces MVKRLLAAGAMALGLSAFAQTQIEFWTYYLSPNFDNYIKSTIADFEKANPTIKVKWVDKQDTMERDLTASIALGKAPDVVNLWQDSTFAGAQNGILLPITQVVPRGLLDQLYYPNVLDIFTVEGQVYGLPWYGWLDQGVMMYNPDLFAKAGVDIRSIKNTDDLLAVSEKIKKATGAYGWLPPVKDPNGASFLGRFFLEGLSIYDKDGKANFNSPAHVALLQKYVDAMKNDVIPQELLRKEAFQLSNELYSQGKSAIIVGAPTSLNRVKEANPDLYKKTKIASAPLGKAGIQTGGAMDLVIPKASKNQAAAARFALFITNRANQVKFANVVPIVCTAKGCESDPGLKAKSDDPLEIGKGMNSSSGRLINPGFKPPKNTDDIYKNFNDNIEAAFLGKKSAKQALDDAVAFWNANAK; encoded by the coding sequence ATGGTTAAGCGGTTGCTGGCAGCAGGAGCGATGGCGCTGGGCTTGAGCGCTTTTGCTCAGACCCAGATCGAGTTTTGGACCTACTACCTGAGCCCAAACTTCGACAACTACATCAAAAGCACCATCGCCGACTTCGAGAAGGCCAACCCCACCATCAAGGTCAAGTGGGTGGATAAGCAGGACACCATGGAGCGCGACCTCACCGCCTCCATTGCCCTGGGCAAGGCGCCCGACGTGGTCAACTTGTGGCAGGACTCCACCTTCGCCGGAGCGCAAAACGGTATCCTGCTCCCCATCACCCAGGTGGTCCCGCGTGGCCTGCTTGACCAGCTCTATTACCCTAACGTACTGGACATCTTCACCGTGGAGGGCCAGGTCTACGGCTTGCCCTGGTATGGCTGGCTCGACCAAGGGGTGATGATGTACAACCCCGATCTCTTCGCCAAGGCCGGGGTGGACATCCGGAGCATCAAAAACACCGACGACTTGCTAGCCGTCTCCGAGAAGATCAAGAAGGCCACTGGAGCCTACGGCTGGTTGCCCCCGGTCAAGGACCCCAACGGTGCGAGCTTCTTGGGCCGCTTCTTCCTCGAGGGCCTCTCCATCTACGATAAAGACGGCAAGGCCAACTTCAACTCTCCGGCTCATGTGGCCCTCTTGCAAAAGTACGTAGACGCCATGAAGAACGACGTGATCCCCCAGGAGTTGCTGCGCAAAGAAGCCTTCCAACTTTCTAACGAACTCTACAGCCAGGGCAAATCCGCCATCATCGTGGGGGCACCGACCTCGCTGAACCGGGTGAAAGAGGCCAATCCCGACCTTTACAAAAAGACCAAGATCGCCAGCGCTCCTTTGGGCAAGGCCGGGATCCAAACCGGCGGGGCTATGGATCTGGTGATCCCCAAGGCTTCTAAGAACCAAGCTGCGGCGGCCCGCTTTGCCCTGTTCATCACCAACCGCGCTAATCAGGTCAAGTTCGCCAACGTGGTACCCATCGTCTGCACCGCCAAAGGTTGTGAGAGCGACCCCGGCCTCAAGGCCAAAAGCGACGACCCCCTCGAGATCGGCAAGGGGATGAACTCGAGCTCAGGCCGCCTCATCAACCCGGGCTTCAAACCCCCTAAGAACACCGACGACATCTACAAAAACTTCAATGACAACATCGAGGCCGCCTTCTTAGGCAAGAAAAGCGCCAAGCAGGCCCTTGACGACGCAGTAGCCTTCTGGAACGCAAACGCCAAGTAA
- a CDS encoding carbohydrate ABC transporter permease: MKRQAWTTTLAAYAFLAPALVLMGLFTFYPVLYGAYLGFTEYTAANLGSGEPPRWVGGQNFALVLRDPLFQIGILNSLKYLVVVPILQIASLAVAVLVNRKLPFMAFFRAGYYIPVITSISLAAVMWEWIFQKDGLLNWSLRLIGFFNQGGQFNWLLNEHTALWAIMLVTFWRGFGYCMVLYLAGLQAIPGELEEAATLDGASPWQRFWRIIVPLMRPTILLCSLLSTIAAIRVLEEILVFTGGTGGPLNSTYTALLYVYNKSLGLDFNYGVASAAGLLIALVGFGLSYLNFRITREDRGER, encoded by the coding sequence ATGAAACGCCAAGCCTGGACCACCACCCTCGCAGCCTACGCTTTTTTAGCACCAGCGTTGGTGCTGATGGGGCTATTCACCTTTTATCCGGTACTCTACGGGGCTTACCTGGGGTTTACCGAGTACACCGCCGCCAACCTGGGCTCGGGAGAGCCGCCCCGTTGGGTAGGCGGGCAGAACTTCGCCCTAGTCTTACGTGACCCGCTTTTCCAGATTGGGATCTTGAACTCGCTCAAATACTTGGTGGTGGTGCCCATCCTGCAAATCGCCTCCTTGGCGGTGGCGGTGCTGGTGAACCGGAAGCTACCCTTCATGGCGTTTTTCCGCGCCGGGTATTACATCCCAGTCATCACCTCGATCTCGCTGGCGGCGGTGATGTGGGAGTGGATTTTTCAGAAGGATGGACTGCTCAACTGGTCGCTGCGGCTAATTGGGTTTTTCAACCAGGGTGGACAGTTCAACTGGCTCTTGAACGAGCACACTGCCCTCTGGGCGATCATGCTGGTGACCTTCTGGCGGGGGTTCGGCTACTGCATGGTGCTCTATTTGGCCGGGCTGCAGGCCATCCCCGGCGAACTCGAGGAGGCCGCCACTCTCGATGGGGCCAGCCCTTGGCAGCGCTTTTGGCGGATTATCGTCCCGCTGATGCGCCCCACCATCCTCTTGTGCAGCCTGCTCTCGACCATCGCGGCGATCCGGGTGCTGGAGGAGATTTTAGTCTTTACCGGGGGCACCGGCGGCCCGCTCAACAGCACCTATACCGCTTTACTCTACGTCTACAACAAGAGCCTGGGGCTGGACTTCAACTACGGGGTGGCCAGCGCGGCGGGGCTGCTCATTGCATTGGTGGGCTTCGGGCTCAGTTACCTTAACTTTCGCATCACCCGCGAAGATCGGGGGGAACGATGA
- a CDS encoding carbohydrate ABC transporter permease: MNEQEKFPTTLHARAEAMGLRRRAVWRKGIGLVLTYAVLLAILIFAVFPFLWTLAIAITDKKAAGISIYDFPRSLLPPAVTLGNFVEVFEKLRLGKYLLNSVVITGLTVAGTLIVSALAAYPLARLRFPGKNLIFGAIIATLVLPTETSFIVNVLTLNKLHLLGTYWGVVLPIVATAFGIFLMRQAYLAIPSTLMEAARIDGASEMQILWRIMIPLSRPSLTALGIFTLVGTWNAYFWPSVALLTNEELLPLSVAILKLKGQFNYDTFNVAAGAILMMIPVLLVFLLAQRLFMRGLEGAVKG; this comes from the coding sequence ATGAATGAACAAGAAAAGTTCCCGACCACTCTCCACGCTCGAGCGGAGGCTATGGGGCTGCGCCGCCGGGCGGTGTGGCGCAAGGGGATCGGCCTCGTCCTGACCTACGCGGTGCTGCTGGCCATCCTGATTTTCGCGGTTTTCCCCTTTTTGTGGACCCTGGCGATCGCGATCACCGACAAAAAAGCGGCGGGAATCAGCATCTACGACTTTCCCCGTAGCCTCCTCCCGCCTGCCGTCACCCTGGGTAATTTCGTCGAGGTATTCGAGAAGCTCAGGCTGGGTAAGTATTTGCTAAACTCAGTGGTCATCACCGGGCTCACCGTGGCGGGAACCCTGATCGTCTCGGCTCTGGCCGCTTACCCACTGGCCCGGCTGCGTTTTCCCGGGAAGAACCTCATCTTCGGTGCGATCATCGCTACCTTGGTCTTGCCCACCGAGACCTCGTTTATCGTCAACGTGCTGACCCTCAACAAGTTGCACCTGCTGGGCACCTACTGGGGCGTGGTGCTGCCGATTGTGGCGACAGCGTTCGGTATCTTCCTGATGCGCCAAGCCTATCTGGCTATCCCCAGCACCCTTATGGAGGCGGCTCGGATAGACGGAGCCAGCGAAATGCAAATCCTATGGCGCATCATGATCCCGCTCTCGAGGCCCTCGCTCACCGCTTTGGGCATCTTTACCCTGGTAGGTACCTGGAACGCCTACTTCTGGCCCTCGGTAGCGCTGCTCACCAATGAAGAACTGCTGCCGTTGTCGGTGGCCATCCTGAAGCTCAAGGGGCAGTTCAACTACGATACTTTCAACGTGGCAGCGGGGGCCATCCTGATGATGATCCCGGTGCTATTAGTTTTTCTGCTGGCTCAGCGGCTTTTCATGCGCGGTTTAGAGGGGGCGGTGAAAGGATGA
- a CDS encoding FAD-dependent oxidoreductase: MMEKTAILPVKTESRRWDVIVVGGGTAGAIAAIAAARAGARTLVVEALGSLGGTGTNAQVTPLMRNVAAGVNLNRGLTDELKRRLCERGDGATDRSGNDNWFNPEGMKYVLERMLVEAGGEILYHTHFVAPEVEGGRVRAILVHNKDGLVRLAAHTYIDATGDADLAVRAGAPFEAGEAESGLHQAMSLRFMLGGVDGERLCAFLARHGQPQESPRFMHFWMVWGKKSSLEPLFRRGVEEGLLLERDGDYFQGFSVPGQPGVISFNCPRLAAELNDGADAWTLSRAQIDGKEAIDRLVRFLRATFEGCEHAFIASYAPMVGVRETRRIVGEYVLTLEDILYCKTFEDAICRNHYPVDIHTPRGQKLYHERSGDLPYFKPDAFHEIPYRSLIPQGLSNVLVPGRSASATFEAQSAIRVQQNCHSMGEAAGLAAAWCAARDVGVREIDGVELREALRRQGANL, from the coding sequence ATGATGGAAAAGACCGCCATTCTGCCAGTCAAAACCGAATCTCGGCGCTGGGACGTGATCGTCGTGGGGGGCGGCACGGCGGGCGCCATCGCCGCCATCGCTGCTGCTCGAGCTGGTGCGAGAACCCTGGTGGTGGAAGCTCTGGGAAGCCTGGGGGGAACCGGCACCAACGCCCAGGTCACACCCCTTATGCGCAACGTTGCAGCCGGGGTCAACCTCAACCGGGGCCTCACCGACGAGCTCAAGCGCCGCCTCTGCGAGCGCGGCGACGGGGCCACCGACCGCAGCGGCAACGATAACTGGTTCAACCCCGAGGGGATGAAGTACGTCCTCGAGCGCATGCTGGTCGAGGCAGGCGGGGAAATCCTCTACCACACCCACTTCGTGGCACCTGAGGTGGAGGGGGGGCGCGTGCGGGCCATCCTGGTCCACAACAAGGACGGGCTGGTGCGGCTGGCGGCCCACACCTACATCGACGCCACTGGCGACGCCGACCTGGCGGTGCGGGCGGGCGCGCCCTTCGAGGCCGGGGAGGCCGAGAGCGGGCTGCACCAGGCCATGAGCCTGCGCTTCATGCTGGGCGGGGTGGACGGCGAGCGGCTGTGCGCCTTCCTGGCCCGCCACGGCCAGCCCCAGGAGAGCCCCCGTTTCATGCACTTCTGGATGGTGTGGGGCAAGAAGTCGAGCCTCGAGCCCCTCTTCCGCCGGGGGGTTGAGGAGGGGCTCTTGCTCGAGCGCGACGGCGACTACTTCCAGGGCTTCAGCGTGCCGGGGCAGCCCGGGGTGATCTCCTTCAACTGCCCGCGCCTGGCCGCCGAGCTCAACGACGGGGCCGACGCCTGGACCCTTTCGCGGGCCCAGATCGACGGCAAGGAGGCTATCGACCGGCTAGTGCGCTTCCTGCGGGCCACCTTCGAGGGCTGCGAGCATGCCTTCATCGCCTCGTATGCCCCCATGGTGGGGGTGCGCGAGACCCGGCGCATCGTGGGGGAGTACGTACTCACCCTGGAGGACATCCTCTACTGCAAGACCTTCGAGGATGCCATCTGCCGCAACCACTACCCCGTGGACATCCACACCCCGCGCGGCCAGAAGCTCTACCACGAGCGCTCGGGCGACCTGCCCTACTTCAAGCCTGACGCCTTCCACGAGATCCCCTACCGCAGCCTGATCCCGCAGGGGCTTTCCAACGTGCTGGTGCCGGGACGCTCGGCCAGCGCTACCTTCGAGGCCCAGAGCGCCATCCGGGTGCAGCAGAACTGCCACTCGATGGGCGAGGCCGCGGGGCTCGCGGCGGCGTGGTGCGCGGCGCGGGACGTGGGGGTGCGCGAGATTGACGGGGTCGAGCTGCGCGAGGCCCTGCGGCGGCAGGGGGCCAACCTGTGA